From Ascaphus truei isolate aAscTru1 chromosome 20, aAscTru1.hap1, whole genome shotgun sequence, one genomic window encodes:
- the LOC142471120 gene encoding olfactory receptor 6J1-like, producing MCDGENLATVTELQLLGSQRCHSLKTILFCLSLVSHFVTVYGHFLITALVPSGHQLHSPIYFFLRSLSTSDMILATSIVPNMLHVTGRCGGSISVIDNISQFYLYRTLSGEERSLLTVTSYDRYVDICDIRPWVLGFLTPWIAVIFIYRYQALFWGSMIIDRYYCDIVPLLNFSIPNTWVVEMETIMAYVPVMLLSYIFIVASYLPVILTVPRIPFSSVTQTFSSPGLSPLTVVSIFYATMIAEFVVPLNKDSL from the coding sequence ATGTGTGATGGGGAGAACCTGGCTACAGTCACAGAGCTCCAGCTTCTGGGATCCCAGAGATGTCACAGCCTGAAGACCATTCTCTTCTGCCTGTCCCTTGTGAGTCACTTTGTGACAGTATATGGACATTTCCTGATCACTGCATTAGTGCCATCGGGGCACCAGCTACACTCTCCCATCTACTTCTTTCTTAGAAGTTTGTCCACATCTGACATGATACTTGCCACAAGTATTGTCCCTAACATGCTACATGTCACAGGGAGATGTGGAGGCTCCATATCTGTTATTGATAACATCTCACAGTTTTACCTCTACAGAACATTAAGTGGTGAAGAACGCTCTCTTCTTACAGTGACGTCCTATGACCGATATGTGGACATTTGTGATATCAGGCCATGGGTTTTAGGATTTTTAACACCATGGATTGCAGTGATTTTCATATACAGGTATCAGGCTCTGTTTTGGGGATCCATGATAATTGATCGTTACTACTGTGATATTGTACCTCTTCTGAACTTTTCTATCCCAAACACTTGGGTGGTAGAGATGGAAACTATAATGGCATACGTTCCTGTGATGCTCCTTtcatatatattcattgtggcaAGTTATCTACCAGTTATTCTCACCGTCCCCAGGATTCCCTTCTCCTCTGTGACACAGACGTTCTCCTCTCCCGGCCTTTCTCCTCTCACCGTTGTGTCCATATTTTACGCGACAATGATAGCTGAGTTTGTGGTACCACTCAATAAAGATTCATTGTAA
- the LOC142471121 gene encoding olfactory receptor 5G9-like, whose product MRVENQTRVTEFLLLGFKDLQSLRIPVFFVFLGICMMTLTGNLLIIVLVSTSHKLHSPMYFFLSHLSTTDILITATIVPNMLHGILGEGATISFIGCITQFYFFGISVATESILLIVMSYDRYLAICHPLRYTSIMEIRLQYHLVFWSWFLGFTISIIITTQLGMLQFCGPNVIDHVFCDLAPILELSCTDTSFLKVEQLFLSVPLTFFSFIFIIVTYVSIFLTILRIPSTSGRQKAFSTCSSHLTVVSLFYGTLITVYQVPSRGHSVNLNKVVSLLYIVVTPLFNPIIYSLRSQEIRAAFGKLVSKTM is encoded by the coding sequence ATGCGTGTGGAGAACCAGACAAGAGTTACAGAATTCCTCCTCCTGGGATTTAAGGATCTTCAGAGCCTCAGGATTCCCGTCTTCTTTGTGTTTCTCGGGATTTGCATGATGACATTAACTGGAAACCTCCTGATCATCGTATTGGTGTCAACCAGTCACAAACTCCACTCTCCCATGTACTTCTTCCTCAGCCACCTATCTACAACTGATATCTTGATTACAGCAACTATTGTCCCAAACATGCTCCATGGTATATTGGGAGAAGGAGCCACCATTTCTTTTATTGGCTGCATTACTCAATTTTATTTCTTTGGTATCTCAGTAGCTACAGAGAGCATACTGCTTATAGTGATGTCCTATGACCGATACTTGGCCATCTGTCACCCTTTGCGTTATACCTCCATTATGGAAATCCGGCTCCAGTATCATCTAGTTTTCTGGTCTTGGTTCTTGGGATTCACAATATCCATAATTATAACTACCCAGCTAGGTATGTTGCAATTCTGTGGCCCCAATGTAATTGACCACGTATTCTGTGATTTAGCTCCAATTCTAGAGTTGTCCTGCACGGACACCTCCTTTTTGAAAGTGGAACAACTTTTTCTCTCTGTTCCTCTAACCTTCTTCTCCTTCATCTTCATCATTGTAACTTATGTCAGTATCTTCCTCACCATCCTCAGGATACCTTCCACCAGTGGGAGACAGAAAGCTTTCTCCACCTGCAGTTCCCACCTGACTGTTGTGTCTTTATTCTATGGAACATTGATCACCGTATATCAGGTCCCATCAAGAGGACACTCGGTCAATCTCAATAAAGTTGTGTCTTTGCTGTATATTGTGGTGACCCCATTGTTTAATCCCATAATATACAGCCTGAGGAGCCAGGAGATTAGGGCAGCCTTCGGGAAACTGGTTAGCAAGACAATGTGA
- the LOC142471119 gene encoding olfactory receptor 5G9-like, giving the protein MRVENQTRVTEFLLLGFKDLQSLRIPVFCLFLGICMMTLTGNLLIIVLVSTSHKLHSPMYFFLSILSTTDILITTNIVPKMLHGILGERATISFIGCITQFYFFAFSVTTECLLLTVMSYDRYLAICHPLRYTSIMDTRLQFHLVFLSCFLGFTIALIITTQLGMLQFCGTNVIDHVFCDFAPLLELSCTDTSFFKLESVVFSFPLTFFSFIFIIVTYVSIFLTILRIPSTSGRQKAFSTCSSHLTVVSLFYGTLITIYVVPSRGHSVNLNKVLSLLYVVVTPLFNPIIYSLRSQEIRAAFGKLVSKTR; this is encoded by the coding sequence ATGCGTGTGGAAAACCAGACAAGAGTTACAGAATTCCTCCTCCTGGGATTTAAAGATCTTCAGAGCCTCAGGATTCCCGTCTTCTGTCTGTTTCTCGGGATTTGCATGATGACATTAACTGGAAACCTCCTGATCATCGTGTTGGTGTCAACCAGTCACAAACTCCACTCTCCCATGTACTTCTTCCTCAGCATTCTATCTACAACTGACATCTTGATTACAACCAATATTGTCCCCAAAATGCTCCATGGTATATTGGGAGAAAGAGCCACCATTTCTTTTATTGGCTGCATCACTCAATTTTATTTCTTTGCTTTCTCAGTAACTACAGAGTGCTTATTACTTACAGTGATGTCCTATGACCGATACTTGGCCATCTGTCACCCTTTGCGTTATACCTCCATTATGGACACCAGGCTCCAGTTTCATCTAGTTTTCTTGTCTTGTTTCTTAGGATTCACAATAGCACTAATTATAACCACTCAGCTAGGTATGTTGCAATTCTGTGGCACCAATGTCATTGACCACGTATTCTGTGATTTTGCTCCCCTTCTAGAGTTGTCCTGCACGGACACCTCCTTTTTTAAATTGGAAAGTGTTGTTTTCTCTTTTCCTCTAACCTTCTTCTCATTTATCTTCATCATTGTAACTTATGTCAGTATCTTCCTCACCATCCTCAGGATCCCTTCCACCAGTGGGAGacagaaagccttctccacctgcagTTCCCACCTGACAGTTGTGTCCTTATTCTATGGAACGTTGATCACCATATATGTGGTCCCATCCAGAGGACACTCAGTAAATTTAAATAAAGTCCTGTCTTTGCTGTATGTTGTGGTGACCCCATTGTTTAATCCCATAATATACAGCCTGAGGAGCCAGGAGATTAGGGCAGCCTTCGGGAAACTAGTTAGCAAGACAAGGTGA